In the Marinobacter sp. Arc7-DN-1 genome, GTGTGGCCTTTCTGCCGACCGAAGCCTTTGACTTCAGTGACGGTTACGCCTTGCACGCCAATCTCGGATAGTGCCTCACGGACATCATCCAGTTTGAAAGGCTTGATGATCGCTGTCACAAGTTTCATTGCTTTCTCCTTGGTAAAGCCGTCCCAACAGTGAGGGCCCGTCGGCCAGTTGTTGAGGTCGGGATGCTGCCACCTCGCACACCAATTGTGCGGATTGCGTACGAGGGCTTTAGCATCGGGTATGCCAACGCAAAAAAATACATTTAAAACAATAATCTACAATATGCGCGTACCAGAATGGCGCAAAGATCTGCACCAAAATGGAGCGGGTAGCCAGCCGATGAGTCAAATTGGAGCGGACTCACTGGCCGTTCGTCCATTATTATAAGGCCGACCGGGCACAGTATGGCAGGGGCTGCGGTGTGATACACTCCCGCAAACCGGTGAGAGCCCCTCTCTTTTAGTCGAAGCCGGACATTTCTGGAATCAGTGAGGTGATATGTGAAGGGTCCCCAGGATATTTTCGCCCAGTTACAGGGTCAGTTTGGTCAGTTCGTTCCCGATATGGCCCGCGCCGCCCGGGAGGATTTTGAAACCCAGGCCCGGGCAACAGTGATGTCGGTCCTTTCCCGTCTGGAGCTGGTAACCCGGGAAGAGTTTGATGCCCAACAGGCGGTGCTGCTGAAGACTCGTGAAAAGGTGGAGGCGCTCGAAAAACGGGTCGCCGAGCTGGAAAAATCCCTGCAGGAACAATAAACTCCGGATTAGCCCGGCAGGACGCCGGGCATGGTTTTCCGGTCACCATGGAAGGTTGTCATGCTAGCTATCGTTCATTCCCGCGCCATAATCGGCGTGTCTGCTCCCCCCGTTACGGTTGAAGTCCACCTCTCCGGGGGATTGCCCGCACTCTCGATTGTCGGCCTCCCTGAAACCGGCGTTCGCGAGAGTAAGGAGCGGGTTCGCAGCGCCCTTCTGAATGCGGGGTTCGACTTCCCCGCCCGCCGCATTACGATCAACCTTGCCCCCGCTGATCTGCCCAAGGAAGGCGGCCGGTTTGACCTGCCCATTGCCCTTGGGATTCTGGCGGCCTCGGGCCAGATTCCGGCGGAGAGTCTCGCCGATTGCGAGTTTCTCGGGGAGCTGTCCCTCGATGGTGCGCTGAGGCCTCTCAAGGGCGTGCTTCCGGCTGTGCTTGCTGCCCGGCAGGACCAGCGAGCCTTGCTGGTTCCCCATGGCAATGCCGGCGAGGCGGCCCTGGCCAGCCAGGGTGACGTGCTGGCGGCCGGCCACCTGTTGACCGTGTGTGAACACCTCAGCGGCCGGGCCAGGCTGGTTCCGGTGCCGAAATCACCATTGGAACGGGTGCCCGGCAACAACAGTGAGATACCGGACCTGTCCGATGTCCGCGGCCAACGGGTCCCTCGCAGGGCGCTCGAAGTTGCCGCCGCCGGCGGCCACAACCTGTTATTCTTCGGGCCGCCTGGCACCGGCAAGAGCATGCTGGCCAGCCGTCTGCCGGGTATTCTTCCGGCACTGACCGACGATGCGGCCATGGAAGTTGCCAGCGTTCACTCGGTTGCCGGGCTTGCCATGAGAGAGGGCGGGTGGCGCCAACCGCCGTTCCGGGCGCCCCACCACACAGCATCCGCGGTGGCCCTGGTCGGTGGCGGGAGCAGCCCGCGGCCTGGGGAAATCTCCCTCGCCCATCGCGGCGTACTTTTTCTGGATGAATTGCCAGAGTTTGAGCGTCGGGTTCTGGAAGTGCTTCGGGAACCCATGGAAACGGGGCACATCACGATCAGTCGGGCCGCGCGTCAGGTGAATTTTCCGGCTCGCTTTCAAGTCGTCGGTGCAATGAACCCATGCCCCTGCGGTTACAGTGGTCACCCGACCATTGAGTGTCAGTGCACACCGCAGCAGGTAATACGGTATCGGTCGAAGATCTCCGGGCCTCTGCTGGACCGGTTCGATCTCCATGTCGAAGTTCCGGTTCAGGGTGGCGGCGTACTGATGCAACAGGGCGGCGATGGCGAGACCAGTGCCACTGTCCGGGAACGGGTTATCGCTGCCAGGATGAAACAATCGGAACGGGGTTGCGTGAATGCTGCGCTGGCAGGGCGCGAACTGCATTCCGCTTGCCAACTGGACCGCCAGGGTGAGCAGTTGCTCTCCGGCGCCATGGAGAAGCTGGGGCTATCGGCCCGGGCATTGCACCGGATATTGCGGGTGGCTCGCACTCTCGCAGACCTTGAGGGCTGTGACGAGCTCCACCAGGGCCACCTGGTTGAAGCGCTCGGCTACCGGCAACTGGATCGTCAACAGGGGCGCAATTCGGTGGTATCCGCCTGAACCTTGTCACTCTGGTAAACTGTAGCCAAAGCCCATTAAACAAGACCCGCTGCCCGCGGTTAAGGATTGCAGATGACTAACCAGAAAGAGCCGCAAGATCCGAAAGACACTGCCACGGAATCACCGGTAACAACCCGCCGTGGTGTGCGTAGCTTTGTCCTGCGCCAGGGCCGCATGACCGAAGGTCAGAAAAAGGCGTTTGAGCGCAGCTGGCTGAAATATGGTCTCACCCGGGAAGACGGAATGATCGATCCGCGCCAGGTGTTTGGCCGGGATGCCATGCTGAACCTGGAAATCGGGTTTGGCATGGGCAAGTCACTGGCGGAGATGGCGGAAGCTGCCCCGGAGCAGGACTTCATCGGTGTCGAGGTGCACCAGCCAGGTGTGGGTGCTCTGCTCAAGGAGATTGAGGATCGCGGCCTGAAAAATGTCCGGATCTACAGTATCGACGCCAATGACGTGATTGATCTGTGCCTGCCGGATGCCTGTCTGGATCGGGTGATGGTGTTCTTCCCGGATCCCTGGCACAAGAAAAAGCATCACAAGCGCCGGCTGATCCAGCATGAGTTTGTCCAGCGCGTTCGTCACAAACTCCGCGTGGGCGGTATTCTCCATCTGGCGACAGACTGGGAGAACTACGCGGAACACATGATGGAAGTAATGAATGAATCCGAAGGGTTTGCCAACGCCCAGGAATCCGGAGGATATTCACCACGACCGGAAGATCGTCCGATTACCAAGTTTGAAAAGCGGGGCGAAAATCTTGGGCACGGAGTATGGGATCTGTTGTTTTATCGAACCAACTAGTAGTCGGTGATCCCCTGCGGGAATGTTCGGGGGCGGGCTTCAGTGGTGCGCCAGCGGATGGCGCCGCGAGGCCCGGAGAATGACCAGCCCGGCCATACCCAGGGTCAGCGCGGTAAATTTGACCAGGGCGCAGAGGGTTGCCGAAAGGCTCATCGCATCGGTGGGCGGACTGAAATTGTTCAGCAGCAGGATGTTCTCGGCGACATCACTGAGGCCGGCCGTTACGAATAGTGCCCGGACCCATCTGGCCACCATGCGCTCACGGATTCCGGGGCGGTCCCGGGTGAAGTGATGGGTCAGGAGGATGAGGGCGATGGTGTAGGCGGGAATAAACAGGAAATCCAGCCACAAGGAAACTTTGGCCCAGACTACGCCCTCACTGCGCCAGCTGCGAATGATGGCGTGCGCCTGATCCGCCGTGCCGGCGAGCTGGTAACTGACGATACCCTGGGGGGCGGAAGCGGACTGCAACGGCTGATTGATCAGCAACAGGGCAAACAGCAACACCGCAGCCACGGCCAGGCTGACTTTCAGGTCTTTTGGAAAGGCTGCCAATCCGTGTGCAGGGTCCATTACAGAAAACGCTCCAACAGGCTGTTAAGGTATCTCTGGCCCAGGGTTGTG is a window encoding:
- a CDS encoding accessory factor UbiK family protein; protein product: MKGPQDIFAQLQGQFGQFVPDMARAAREDFETQARATVMSVLSRLELVTREEFDAQQAVLLKTREKVEALEKRVAELEKSLQEQ
- a CDS encoding YifB family Mg chelatase-like AAA ATPase — protein: MLAIVHSRAIIGVSAPPVTVEVHLSGGLPALSIVGLPETGVRESKERVRSALLNAGFDFPARRITINLAPADLPKEGGRFDLPIALGILAASGQIPAESLADCEFLGELSLDGALRPLKGVLPAVLAARQDQRALLVPHGNAGEAALASQGDVLAAGHLLTVCEHLSGRARLVPVPKSPLERVPGNNSEIPDLSDVRGQRVPRRALEVAAAGGHNLLFFGPPGTGKSMLASRLPGILPALTDDAAMEVASVHSVAGLAMREGGWRQPPFRAPHHTASAVALVGGGSSPRPGEISLAHRGVLFLDELPEFERRVLEVLREPMETGHITISRAARQVNFPARFQVVGAMNPCPCGYSGHPTIECQCTPQQVIRYRSKISGPLLDRFDLHVEVPVQGGGVLMQQGGDGETSATVRERVIAARMKQSERGCVNAALAGRELHSACQLDRQGEQLLSGAMEKLGLSARALHRILRVARTLADLEGCDELHQGHLVEALGYRQLDRQQGRNSVVSA
- the trmB gene encoding tRNA (guanosine(46)-N7)-methyltransferase TrmB, translating into MTNQKEPQDPKDTATESPVTTRRGVRSFVLRQGRMTEGQKKAFERSWLKYGLTREDGMIDPRQVFGRDAMLNLEIGFGMGKSLAEMAEAAPEQDFIGVEVHQPGVGALLKEIEDRGLKNVRIYSIDANDVIDLCLPDACLDRVMVFFPDPWHKKKHHKRRLIQHEFVQRVRHKLRVGGILHLATDWENYAEHMMEVMNESEGFANAQESGGYSPRPEDRPITKFEKRGENLGHGVWDLLFYRTN